Genomic DNA from Lycorma delicatula isolate Av1 chromosome 5, ASM4794821v1, whole genome shotgun sequence:
ATCCTTGCGTAGGGATGCAGTCGTTtctaaaatttgaacaaatttagGTTCAAACTGACCGTCTTTTTTTAGGTAAGCAAGTGTCACATTTCCATGCTGCTCtagattgtgattttttttcagaactttaGATAGATTACAAGCCAGTGCACGCGGGTTGAAAAACCTTTTGTATTCACTGCACTCCACTATGTCTTTTACATTCGAGAACTtaagtttacatttaaaacaaaccgACCATGTTAAACGATTTATATATATTCGAAAATCTTTCAAACTGCCGCAGCAGGAAAGGTTTACGCGATTAGATAAGGGTGAATAACAAGATGACCTTTCCATCGAAATCGAACGTGAAACTCCCAATGAACAcgactattattattatcctagtaaaattaacaagtaataaattattaattataatatatgcactagtcttttatattattcttaagtaaAAATGAGAGATGGtcagaattaaatacaaaatagaatagattataataatgttaggttattataatattgtaaagtaatttatatattgttattttattactgttagaaataataaaaatgatattagtaCCATATACTACGTAGGTCTgtatactacttttttttgttgaattcctttatttacttacaatcagcttCTACAATGAAGCAGTAAGCAAGTCGTATGACTGACCATCACGTGAAAGAGGACCACCTTAAGTAAGAGGATAATCcttaagtaatacaaaaacagcagcataacataaaacaaataatagtataacataaataatataacatttgatagtgACTTTGAATGTCCagtcaacattaacattaaaataacaaaataaataacaacttcaaatacaacagtaactttgaaacagcCAAGAAATGCTGTTTCAGCACAGATCAAGCACATGGAGCCTTTTTAATCTCCTAACGTCCACGCTGTTGTCTAGCACAGTGGTTGGCAAACCGCGGCTCACGAGCCGCATGCGGCTCTTGTGACTCCTTGGCTGCGGCTCTTCCACGAAATGTTTAGTGCAGGCTCGGAATATCATTTATTAACCTGCCTTGTAAGAGAcgagtaaacatttttgaaacgcAAGCCTACAGAAAAGAGGCACATTTTTAGAAAGTAACAATAGCACGGATAGTCGCTCGCAAACATGTGTATCATTTTCTCCGTCGAAATTGCTGCGGCAGAAATGTATTTTAACTATAGTTACAATACTTTTCGGCGTACAGCAATTCGACAAACAAAGCAGCATaggtacaaaatgtttttttctgaatttattgttttaatattattcggTCGGTCGGGCGACCGGGGCGGCGGAGGCGCATGCGATTCTTGCGTGAGTTGTGCAAGCGAGCCCAGTCAGCACTCAGCCAGCAGTCTCACAGcccagtaattaaattataattcgtaAATCTTTCGAGTGACGTAAagcttatatattataaattcataaaattatatatatttgtagttgAACATatgttaatcatttatttaatacagttatatatatttttccatctaCAGATTCCACAGGTATTTAGTgatctcttttttaacttttgttataattttgtgtttaatgctttatttttactcaaaatgCAATATCTTTTTAGGTGCCCAGCACGGCTACTaagaaaaagcaaagaaaaacgGAAGATAAAACCCGTGAATTCAAAGTGGAGTGGACAGAAAACTTTGCGTTCATCAAAAACTTAAATAGTCTTCCGACCTGTCTTATTTGTCAAGAAAAAAATGGCAcataacaaaaaatctaatttagaaaGACACTTTACGACTAAACACGAATCATTTAGTACCAAATATTCGGTTGGTGATGCAAGGAAGAAAGCTGTCGAGGAACTCCAGAGGAGACAAGAAAGgtcagattttgtttttaatcactgGGTGCAATCTTCTAACAATGTTAATATGGGAAGTTTTGTAGCTAGTCAGGAGATTGCTCAGAGAGGAAAGCCATACAAGAACTTAGACTATATGAAGAATTGTTTTATAAGTGCATCCGAAGAGGTTTTtcgagattttaaaaataaagtagacatttttaaaaaatgcaagagATATCTTTGTCTGCTAAAACAGTGAAAGATAGAACAGTAAAAATGTATGCAAACATAACAAACCAACAAATTGAAGATCTCAAATCGGCCTCAACTCTATCAATAGCAGTTGACGAGTCTTGTGATATAGATGACACAGcgcaagtttttctttttgtgcGATTTATCTCCACTACAGGCCCTAAAAACGAACTTTTGGGATTATTGCCACTAAACGCGTGGAGTAGATATAGCAAATGTTGTAATTGAGTGCTtcgaaaaacaataaattccatTAGAAAAAATTGTCTCGATTTCAACAGACGGAGCGAAAAGTATGACAGGTGCAAGAAATGGGTTTGTCgctattttgaaagaaaaaattaatcatgagATACTTTCTTACCATTGTATTATTCATCAGGAAGCACTATGTGCGCAGAaatttcctgaagaaatttgCAAAGTAATGGAATTAGTGATTAAGATTATCAACTCCATTGTAGCTAAAGCTCTTTACCAtcgccaatttaaaaaaaatctaattgagGTAGAGACTAGGTATGCAGATCTTATGCACAACGAGAGGAAATGTTTTAAAACGTTTCATTCACTGTTTACTGAAATAAAAGCATTTCTTCTTGAGAAGAGCGTTCACTATGCAGAGCTAACAAACGATCTGTGGatccagaaattttatttcacggtGGATGTTACTTCTCATCTAAATCAGTTTAATCGTATGTTACAAGGAAAAGGAAACACAATTTTTCCGCTGttagaaaaagtaatttcattcGAAAACAAATTCTCGCTTTTTGCCGAAGATTTTGAAAGAGAAACTCTAATTCACTTTCCACGCCTATTGAAATATTGTCGAGAAAATAAGTCTAATATTGACATTTGCTATTTCAGAACAACAGTTAAATATGAAGGAAGCTTTTCTCAGCAGGTTCAAAGACTTTAGAAACAGCAACAAAGCGACGTtagcctttgttaaaaaaatctctgaATGCCAcggtaatagaaataaatttttcgccCATTAATATTGATATTGGCAGCTTTGAAATGCAGTTGccggattaaaaaaataaagaattgtggAGCTCAAAATTCGAGCGTCTTTGTGCCGATTTAGAGCTAttggagaaaaataaatgtgaattaagTTTCAGCACAAGTGGTCTGCTTTGAAATTTCTAGAGAAGGAAGATATGTTGATTTTCAACACCTGGAATAGTATTCCTGACTCGTATGATCAACTGAAGAAACTAGCGTTTGCTATACTTTCCTTATTTGGGTCTACATATTTATGTGAACAATCATTTTCAAGCGtgaaatttataaagagtaaattaAGAAATCGGCTTATCGATAAGAACTTGGAATCGtgcctaaaattaaaaacatcgtACAAAACTGACTTACCATTACTTTCCAAGGAAATGCAAGGCCATTGTTCTCATTGGTGGactatttgtagtttttttaaggataccttttatattatttaacttgttatattttaaaataaatattatatttataaaagtatgataccaagttttattttatgtacagtaAGTTAAACTAAGACATATTTAGCAAAGGCAAGCTCGAGAGTGTACTTTGATCctaattatttccataaaaatgtcTACTAAAGCAAagcataagttaaaaaaaaaatggctctgAATAAACTTCAATTTGGTATTGTTTATATTTGGTTCTTTTGGATGACGAGTTTCCCGACCACTGGTCTAGCAGattcaatattctaaaattaatagtCCAAAGTAAAAGGACAAGAATGTTAATTGCCCTATAGAATTatcaacaataaaatgaaatgccCTTCGAAGAAAGTTTATAAGTTAAACATTTGAATTTGACAATAATGATTTGATTACTTTTCTCAAAACTGTATATTATACAATAGCAGCGGCAGGCACTATTTCTTTACCAACGCAGCGGGTGGCCAGATGGCTGTCGTACTTATTGTTGGTGGAAGTAGAAGTGCAGGTCTGACGTCACGGTACTATTGGAGCGCTAGCGTACCCTCAATCCCTCAACGTAGTGTTTCAGTGACTATTACGTGTTCGTAAATATCGTTTGAGGTGGGAAGAGAACGTTGCATTATTTTGTCGGAATAGTTGTGTTAAttcttttgtgtttaatattatatctCGTACCTAGTTTACCGTTTGATTTTATTCCGTAAAAATGTCAGAAACTCGTGTCAGGCGTGTTATTACTGAAGATTTATCCAACGTTGAGTTTGAAACGAGCGAAGATGTCGAAGCCATTTGCACATTTGATACTATGGGCCTGCGGGAAGAGCTGTTGCGAGGAATCTACGCCTatggttagaaatatttttttgaaatactgtatttATCCCAGATATTAGttatatactaaaaattttgGTAGTACTGGGGAAACTGTTGGTAATGTTAGGTTATGTAGGTGTCTTATGGCAACCAAAATTGGTGAACTACGTGAAATTTTAAGGAATCGTTAATGCAGGCAGTTAttgaatttaacattaattacttGTTTAGTGTGAAAACGGTTAAATTGCAACTTGTTATGGTATCGTTTAATAGCTTGCATCATACTTAGCATTTGTGCATTTGCTTCTTTCAGATGTTTTGGAAAGTactatcattaaaacaaaatatttttatttagttgactTTTGGAGCTTATAATTTtcgttattgaattaatttaaattacatgctTACTGTTGTTATGTAacctttaaagttttttcttattgaaatgtatatgttaatttttatgaaaaatgttaaataacatgttttatgtatttattatttcgttGATGAAATtagaagctttgaagcttgtactTGGCATATAGAAATGGATTTTGTAGGGTAAATGCCTCGTCTGAGCGTGATTCAAATCTAGGACCTCCGAAACAGAAGTCTATAgataccattccgccacggagattggcaatatatatttcttatatattatataacttatatgttaggtattttatacatttttacacttcTGTGGAAgtgtaaaaaacatataaaatacttatacagcatgaaaatcagttttttgaaattcttttctgattttaaagttgaatttttttgaaatattttaattgtatactaattatatgtttataacaCCATGGCCCATTGAGATGAGCTATGTAAATcgggtgtagtcttgtacagactcaggttgactattcctgTGGTGTGTAtggttaatttaaccccaaccaCTAAACTACACCAGTATTCACTgtcgtctagtattcaaatacgtaaacgtaactaacttaataattaattaacattttactaccaagtatttatttttactagtaactttTACGAATTATATACTAGAAATAAGTTTCCGTAGTGTTACagctagtttaaaatttaatgtaattttatcacCATCACATTCACTTAATCAGAATAGTAATATAATCTTCGGTGACTAAtgattagtataatataataaattgttctaCTGTACAGGATATTTTATGCATTATTGGTATAGtcttaataagtattttatttttgagtttttgtcAGAGAGTATGTACATTATACATTAAGTGATATAATGATATCTGATTTTCAGGTTTTGAAAAACCATCAGCTATACAGCAGCGTGCCATTAAGCCTATTGTAAAAGGACGAGATGTTATTGCTCAGGCCCAGTCTGGTACTGGTAAAACAGCAACATTTTCTATTGCTATTTTACAGTCATTGGATACACAGTTACGAGATACACAGGTGTTATGTCTTTCACCCACTCGAGAATTGGCTGTACAGATACAGAAGGTTTGTATTTGTGTATAGTTCAGTAGTTAATAACAATATAAGTTgagttaatcattaataaattattttatataaaataacatttaaaaaaaatattttattagttttatgctTAATTAGTCTTTGTATTTACAgtttagaattattgaaaaaaactcAGGAATTCAGggctaaaaaaatgttaatctgtaaagcatttataaaaagtaaaacatgaaaTCTTACCAAAagaaattctgatattttatgtGGGGTACAGTAACCATTTTAAACatctaaatttgttaatttttctagttGCAGGAACTATTGTGGGTGAATAAAGTAAATATACTGTACTAAATGGCAAGTATGCCTTTATCATAATTGcgtaagaaaaattttgttttagccAACAGTAATTTTTACCAAAGTTATTATAAATGGAAAGTAAATGTTGTCAGTAGATGTAAAATGCTGGTTTCTTTGATAATTAGTGCATTTTCTCTGTTTAGTTCTCATGTCAATAATAATGTTGATATATCAAGATTATGTCTCATGAGATATCAACTTTTCACCCTAACAATTGCACGTATACATAGTATAGTGAATTTGGAAAGTCGCTGTGTAGTGTGCTTTAGAATTATGGTGGTGCATTTTCTTCCTTTGATTTTAGGTTGGGTTTGAAGatgtttattgcaaataaaaacatttcttgtgtattgtactaataaaaaacatatttgattcactaaataaattcttcaaaggggtttcttgtcttcttggcactttaatatttttatacttattactgtagttgaaatagatttatttcaaCCATTCAACtccagtgttcatgttataagagacgcttgaagtcatttccaatgaggaaaattcatgttgcaacatgctcatttatgcttgttgcatcgtTTAGCTTTgtagttacagactggtcagtctgacattattcagtgacctgttcacatctttactgagtgtctcaaatttcattctgtgtttggaagtgtttattaaataaatacgttttatgtaatattatatttgcaaattttaaaattagttaaatttttacattattttcaagtaatttcacataaaacaatggacacatttttttcctttattaacaaCCATATTTATGAAgagtattattcataaataaattcagaaagtAACAGGTTGTAGGGGACAAACAATTTGtccaatttttataaacttttatctgGGATGTGGTACATTGTTCTAATTAACATTTCACCTTCTGTGTTTATGGAGTAATTAGTTAGTAAACTAACAATTGCAATgctgatttttaatattgatgataAAATTAGCATGgttgtttttcagtattttttatttatttgaatgcagGTTATATTGGCTCTAGGAGATTTCATGAATGTTCAGTGTCACGCATGTATTGGAGGCACAGGATTAGGTGAGGATCTTCGAAAACTGGATTATGGTCAACATGTTGTTTCTGGAACACCTGGTAGAGTATttggtatgtattttattttttataattttcttttactgagAAGTATAATACTGaatccattattttatattcattaaattaaaaaaatattcagattaaatACTGCATTCAGTtacgtattttattaaactgaatgcAGTATTTAATCTTTAGAGAATGTCATTTAAGTATTCTatagggtaaatcaaatataaagcagattttatatatttttttttaaattatggaaaaataaaaggcaagcataatttatttttctatatagtttcctgctttagcaGTACATTTTTCCCAGTgagaaggaagtttttttttgtcgcaGCATCTTGGAATGAAGCGGGTTGTGTCAGGAGCCAATTGTGCATgccctcatcatcttcaaatcaTTGCCCTCGTAGAGTTTCTTTAAGCAgtccaaacaaattaaaattacagggTGATTGGtctgggctgtagggaggatgatcaagttgagtccaatgcatttcttctagttttgagaccgttagagctgcagtatggggcctgGTGTTATGAGGGATGGTCTCTCAAATCGGTTGTTCCCGTCTTGTAGCAGCAATATGCAGGGCTTATCTCGTACAACAGCTcacagtagtaagcagcattgattgtgcgTTGCTCATGCAAAAAATCAGTGAGCAAAATGCCTCACCAgtcaaaaaaaaatggtagaaagaaccttgccagctgacagttgagttttggctttcactggggctgcctcccctttccttcgccactccatactggcttgtttcgaCTGGAGAGTTTAGTGGTTGTTTCATGTTTCATTGCAGGTGATGATCTGACTCAAAAATGTAATACCTTCCTTTGCAAACCTTGttgtaagcctctgacagacctccaaatgtctcaacttctgatctgcagCCAAAAGGTGAGggacccatctggcacacacttGTGGAACTGTAGGGCATTTGTGATGATCGCTTTATAGCTCCCATAACTTACTCCAATGTGTTCTACAATTTTGGATACTCTCACCTGTCGATTGTCTTCAAAAATTTCTCGAACCGCATGAATGTTTTCGTTTGTGATGTTGATCTGAGGATGATGATCGTGTTTCTGATTTTTCACTCTTCTTGTCCTTCCTTGAATTCTTTATGCCAGGGAAACACAtgagtccttgacaatgtttgtTTCCTGAACTGCATAGTCAATCTCTGGAAAATTTCTGTCGCTTGAACTCCTTcacgagcaagaaattttataactgtGTGTTGCGCAGTGGAGGTGTGCACCTGTTGCTCTAATATCATGAGCATTACTGatgaattggttgggagtgtggaatggccTGCTCTCCCCATGCCTAATGACCCCCACCCCCACCTAAGCATACTAAAGCACGGGCCCAGTCCTACCAACTGTAgatgctcaggaacaaaaatctcatttatatttgatttacccttgtaGGAATGCTTAAAGGGAATTAGGGAGAATGAATTGGAGCTCAGTttagactattataaaataatgatcatTAAACAGACCAATAAAGTAACCAGTTTACTTCTCTCTATTATAGATATGATTTGCTAATGAAAGAAGTCACCTGAGTGATCAATTCTAAAATTGATCATTGCTAAAGTaccaaacataaaaatgtaaaatgcattatatatgttaaaatatggattctatatttttccttagtaaattaaaattgaacttaatTGGCATTGGTTAATAGAGAATAGGGACTTAATTGGGCTGATGTTTCACAAGTatgaaaatttcatgtttttttttatatttatttttgtggaaaCCGGCATTTGTTTGTTTGGATCTATGAAGCTGACCACGTTAATTACTGCAATTTGAACTTATGGCCTGTGTCAGTAACTTACAAAGATATACGAGGATCATTCAGAAAGTTCTCAGCCTCtcaaagaaaacaagatttttcagaaatttttatttttaaacataatcacCTTGCAATTTGATACTTTttgattttcaacttttaatacCCTTGGTAAAATGCAATTTGTCCAGCTCTAGAAAATAAGCAGTTGTCTCGTCATTTGAAACAAATCTATGCATATTAAGCGATTTCGTCAGGTTTAGGAAGAGGAAGAAATCGCTGGGAGACAGATCCAGCAAATATGGCATATATGGAAGCCCTTCAAAATGTAGCTCATGACGTTTTACTACAACAATTTAAGCTGTGTTTATATGCACATTATCATAGTGAAAAAACAGCACTTTGTTTGGTTACATGTGAAcatttagcctgaatagcacACTTCAATTGGTACAGTAGTGAAACATAATACTGTGGTGTGGGCCTGCTTTTTACAAAGTAGTTTATGTGTACCACATTATAGGAATCCCAAAAAATCATAGCCACAACTTTTCcttcaaataaaaccatttttactttctttggcTCACTTTCATCTGCTCCTACCAACTGTTTGGTTTCTAGCTTGTAATGGTGAATTCATGTtttatctactgttataaaacaggGAAGAATATCAATCGAATCATGTTAAGTTTAAACACCATTGAgaaatgttaattcaaatacatttttggtTGAGTGTTAAAGAAACATGGTACTCATCGACCAGAATGCTTTTTCATACCCTAAACGTGATATAAAATGTAGTGGTCACAGTTTATTGAAATGTTTACCATGTTAGCAAGTTCTTTTACCATATGTCTGCGATTATTTAATATGGCATTATGGATTTTTGTGGAAATTTTGTCACTCATAGTGCTTTTTGGGTGTCCCAAACATTgggtctgccaaggcatttgttTGGTGGTATCATGACAAATcccaaactgatgactgtaatgtgttatcaggtttagagggtctaaaagatgatctccggtaaagctcaTGAGGGCTAGGatatggagggggtggtgtggcgaccaggatCATCACAGAGTGGTTCTCTTCCCCTGTGTAGGTCAGGATGTTGTACTAAGCATTCATAATCTTCAGTGGATTTATAGCATGGTATATCTGCAGTctacttttttacaatcataaacaaagggaagaatcctttaaggttgaatataactttttgtatgtatatacaaatatatataactttttgtatcatgactaaatattttaaaacaaagtgttTTATAACAGCTTGAACTTCATcattatccatttttcagaaattatcaGAACTTGTTCTTTTACTTTACTCGATCACAACACACAAGTATCTGAAACTTCACAGCATTCCAACCAAAAGGATTgtacttgacaaatatcatagtaATTTGGTCATTGTTGTGCTGTCTCTGTGTCAGCCCAAGAATGTTCTGAATGATctggtagtatatttttttttgtttttttctgtatatacTATCCATCAGGTGTTTCAGATGTATGAATTTCACTTTGTTAACAACAGCTGTTTGAAACTACTACTATTCCTTATGCCAGTAACTGGCACAAAATCTACTAAGCTGTATCATTTTACTTAGTACAGGGTTTCTACGTTTATtcatgaaatatgaataaaattggCCATTAAAAAATCTATTGGCCAGTGATTTTTCTTCACTTTGATCAACATTTATTGAGAAATTTGATTTGGTTAAGAGAattgtatgttaaaaaaacatgTGCTTCAGAGAAGATTAATGTTAGATTAATATTAgtagtttaatgaaaataagtgatAAATATTCCTACTGATTggttacattttatttcagatatgATTAGGAGACGTGTATTAAGGACACGATCTATAAAGATGCTTGTTTTAGATGAAGCAGATGAAATGCTAAACAAAGGatttaaagaacaaatttatGACGTTTATCGTTATCTACCTCCAGCTACTCaggtaattattttgatttttagatgattattgttgttaataaacatttattagacatattttaattaattgattcaaATAATTAGAGTaagaataaatagtatttttttttatcataaaattattctgctatcattaaataattatttgtatttgacttttacttgttattttgatatttattgttttttttccttgtctttaaattatctttatgataacagtttaaataattaatttatgattagtATAGAAGTATAAAAGAAATGGCTCTTTTTGACCTCTAGACCTAATCATATCACAGTCATAAATTTGGCCTCTTATCAGGATGTTACTGATGCAAATGCCATGggagacatttccatcagtgtatttacacaacttactattgCCTTCGTGAGCTTCTTCCAGCTTCGACCACCTACTATAACTTGCAATTCTCacctatcaaattaaccgattcaccAAAGGTTCCATTGAAAAACTACTcccatatctaacttcagttagactatgcactcaaatcattatttgattgaatcttctaaacaccaaaaatactattgtCAGCAATTTTacctaatcaaattttattttatttactcaaaaatcaagaaacagattggtaaatttgataaactttaaatgaaaacatatccTATCTCTGCTCTAGTCAGCTTTCAGGAGAGAGGTCAGTGTCTATACCCTACCACATTGTACTCCATTATTTtcaacacatccattctcatcctaacagcgaatatctcgaCTAGCTGGGGCTCAATACCAAAATGCATTCCTTGatgaagtaagcacccaggctgGCTGTTAACCACACAAGTTCCTACTTTAGTTGTGCATCCATAACAGCATCATATCCCTTCAACCATCCTTGCAGGACTAAGATCTCAGGAAGCCAGCAAGTATGTTCAATTTCCTTTCAgctttccaattaacttgcagatcaaaaccagaattcaTCCTCACAAACTCTCTTAAATACTTTGGTATGTTCAGTTTTGTATTTGGGGCAGATATATAAGACCCAGCACACAAACATAGcacctgaattaatcaaaccaaatttggCAACCTATCTAAAGGCATTTTGGTCAGAAATGTAGTTTCTTATTTAGACCAACTAAATAAGAAGTGTTGACTTGAATTCAGTTGTAAACCAATTTTTGATAGAGGAGTCTGGCACATTCAAACAATTATGAGCTGATGCAGATGTACTGATAACTTAATCCTTTTCCCgggaaaattaaagtaatgaaatgggTTGAACATGTACAGTAGGTTTATGGTTTATGGATCCCATAATCtcattgtttaactttttataatatttaatttacatgtttttagGTGGTACTGATATCTGCAACACTTCCTCATGAAATTCTTGAAATGACCAGCAAATTTATGACAGATCCCATTCGTATATTGGTAAAACGGTAAGTAATCTAGTTATATTGTACAAGTTCATGAACTTGTGGTatatttctatttacttattttttactggtagatatttgtaaaaagtattagatagttttacacaaaaattctatatttatcaCTCTTCTTAGAATTAGTTGCAGAGCAGTTGCATTTTCTCAAACATCTTGAATCTTGTAATTCATTTGTCAAGACATGTATTTTCTGTTTGCAGCATCTCTACAAcagactaataaatattattaatgtataacaaATTTTGTCATTcccattttcaaaagtaattaaatattagataattgCTTTTAAGTTCAACTGCATTAATACTACGCTGTTTAACTATTACacttgattaaaaatgttaagtggTTACAACCGTCGAATCAATGTTACAGCTGTTGCTCTTTGGGTACTGCAAGATCTTGGTTTAAATCTTATACTAAACTCTCAATAATCCAAATCCCAATAATATGAAATTACTAAATCTGAACAGAAATCGaaggaagaaataaacaattgtGCTAATTGAAAGCAAGCTTTACCTTTCATCATCTTTTACTCAAATTGCTTTCAGATTTTCACCAACTAACACATTATATACTAAACTATAATCTTAACTAAagtgttaaatatatatagaaacaatttttaatcttgttaagataattcattattttattttgttatttctcattgtgtttctttatttgatcatattaaattacaatttttaaatgcataatcataat
This window encodes:
- the LOC142325154 gene encoding eukaryotic initiation factor 4A-III — protein: MSETRVRRVITEDLSNVEFETSEDVEAICTFDTMGLREELLRGIYAYGFEKPSAIQQRAIKPIVKGRDVIAQAQSGTGKTATFSIAILQSLDTQLRDTQVLCLSPTRELAVQIQKVILALGDFMNVQCHACIGGTGLGEDLRKLDYGQHVVSGTPGRVFDMIRRRVLRTRSIKMLVLDEADEMLNKGFKEQIYDVYRYLPPATQVVLISATLPHEILEMTSKFMTDPIRILVKRDELTLEGIKQFFVAVEREEWKFDTLCDLYDTLTITQAVIFCNTKRKVDWLTEKMREANFTVSSMHGDMPQRERDTIMKDFRSGQSRVLITTDVWARGIDVQQVSLVINYDLPNNRELYIHRIGRSGRFGRKGVAINFVKSDDIRILRDIEQYYSTQIDEMPMNVADLI